The segment GCACCCTGATGCTCCACGCCATTGGTCACCAGCTCATACCCGCCCTTGACCGCTGCCAGCATCACCCGGCTGCCCAGCAGAGCAAGGAACAGGCCCAGCGCCGCCATGCCGCTGAGCAGAGAAATGCCCGTGGTGCCGCGGTAGACATTGGCGTTCAGCATTGCCGTCACGGCCTGCAGCAGCGCCGCCGCTGCAGCCAGAGCCGGCATCGTATCGGCCGAGGGACGCCCGCGCAGGCCGGTCAGGCCATCCCGCAGGACCGGGAAGCCCACGCACAGGCTTGCCGCCAGCAGCAGCAGGTTTGCGCCGTAGAATGCCGCCGGAGCTGCATCCGGGTCCAGCGCGGCCATCGCGGGCAGCAGCCCGTCCGACACCAGACCAAAGTGCAGCAGCACCACGGCCAGAATGCCGCCCAGTACGCAGCGCAGCGTCAGCTCGGCGCTCATGCGGTGCAGCTTTTCCGCTGTCGCCTCCGGGCCCTGCAGCTCGCTCTCCGGATCCTCAGCCAGCGCCGCAGACTCCCCGGCTTCCGGCTTCTGTTCCGGCTGAGGCGCTGCCTCTGCCTTTGCCTGCGGCTCTGCTGCCGGGGCTTCGCCGTCCAGCGGCAGCAGTGGCAGGCTCATAGTGTCCTCTTTTGCAGCGGGCGCATCTGCCGGGGCCGAGGGGGCCTGCGGCTTTTCTTCGTCCTCTGCATGGCCAAAGAAATCGATCACCGGCTTTTTGCGTTCCGGTCTCGTTTTTTCCTTCGGCTGCAGGTCGGCATCCGCTTCCTTCACCGACGCAAACACCGCAGCGGGCAGCGGCGTGCCGCTTTCTTCTTTTTTACGTTCAGGAGCAGTTTCCGGCTGCGCTGCCGGGGCGGTTTCCTCTGCCTGTGCCGTCCGGGTCGGCGCGGCTGCGCCGGGAGCGGGCTTTTTCTCGCTCAGGCCATTGATCATGGCCTTGAGCTGAGCCATTTCCTGCTGCTCCTGTTCCTCCTGCGGCAGAAGCACCTCCGGTGCATTCTTGGGATTGCGGGAGGTTTTTGCCTCACTGCGCTGCCCGGCAGGCTCTGCCACCGGGGCTGTGCTCTGTCTGGGCGGCTCCGGCTCCTTTGCAGGAGCAGGGGCCGGGAGATCCACCCTGAGCGGTTCTGCATCCTCCGCTTCCGTCTCCAGAAGGGGCCACGGGGCCAGCTCCCGCTCCGGGTCTGCCGCAGGCTTCAGCATCAGTTCCAGATCTGCTTCCTGCTCCGGCTGGGCATCCCCGCCCAGCGCCACCTCACCGGTGGGCATTTCCTGCGGCTCTGCTGCCTGGGCTTCCTCCTGATCTGCCTTGCCGCGGGCAAACAGGCCAAACCGCTTCTGCGGCTTTTCCTCCGGCAGTTCCTCATCCCGCCGGATCATTTCTTCCGGGATGTTCACCGCCGTGGTGCTGAAAAAAGAGCGGAACTTTTCATCCTTGGTCATTGCCTGATTGTTATTTTTATCCTTCGGCATTCTTGTCCCTCCTGTAAATATCGTTGAGGTTCCGGCCTTTGTACCGGTTTATGCCTGCTGTGCTGCGCGCTGGGACTGGATCTCGTACAGGATGATGCCCGCAGCCACCGACACATTGTAGCTGTCCACACCGGTGCCGGATGCCGCCATATCCAGACGCACCACACCGTCGCACAGCTTCTTGACCAGCTGGGAAACGCCGCTGCCTTCACTGCCCAGCACCAGTGCGATGGGGCCGGTGAGGTTGTTCCTGCGCAGGGACACGCCGTCCATATCCGCGCAATAGACGAACACGCCCTGATCCTTCAGGCGGCGGATGGTCTCGCCGATGTTGGCCACACGGGCCACCGGCAGACGCTCCGCTGCGCCCGCGCTGGACTTGATAACGGTGGGCGTCACCGATGCGCCGCCGCGCTTGGGGATCACGATTCCGTGGGCACCGCACAGCAGAGCGCTACGCATCACTGCGCCCAGATTATGCGGATCCTCGATGCCATCGCTCAGCACCAGAAAAGGTGCCTCGCCCTTGGCCTTGGCTGCTGCCATCAGGTCATCCACCGTCACATACTCGATCTCGCTGGCAAATGCAGCCACACCCTGATGGCTCTCAGTGCCGGTCATCAGGCGCAGCTTGTTGGGATGCACCCGCTTGACCGTGGCACCCGCCTCCTTGGCCAGCGCCGTATAGTAAGCCGCCACCGCCGGAGCCAGACCCTCGGCAATGAGCACGGTATCCACGCCGGAGCCACTCTTGAGCAGCTCGGTCACAGGATTTTTGCCGTAAACAAGGCTCTCGTTTTTCTGCGTGTTCTCCTCCGGGCTGCGGCGCGGACGGCGCGGCTGATTCTTTTCTTCCATTGTATTTTCTCCCTTTCTTTGTATTACCGGAACGTGCTGCGTGCACCCTCCAAAAGGTGCGCGGCATCCTGCACTGCGCACCCATCGCGTTTCCATATGATAACTCATTTTGAAGTATAACATATGCCGCCTTTGTTTGCCAGTAAATCACCATTTTTTGTCCCTGTCCGGCAAAAGTTTTCACACCCTGTTCACGGTCTGCCGCATTTTCCACTTTGGCAGGCCGCGCTCCTTTTTGCAGAAATGTTTTGCCGCACAGGTGCATCTTCACTCTGTTGTTGCACAAGCGTCCTCTGTTTTGCCGATGAGAAAAGTTTTCCACAAAAATGTGGTATACAATCCGTAAAGGACCGATCACTTTTTCCACATGTTGAAAACCCGGTGGAGAAAGTTCAAAAGTCCTGTTTTAAAGCCTGTTTTACGGGTGGAATTCCACACTTTCCACCGTGTTTTCAACATTCCGGTTCGACCTGTTTGTTTTTCTTGCGTACAGTTTGTAAAATACAAGTCGGAAATATGACAATTTTTTGAACTGCATTCTGTCCGGTTTTGCCAGATCTTCCAATATCATTTTGACGAATGTGGATCTATGTTGAAAATTCGTTCTTTTGCTGCTTTCCCGCCGCGCGGCTTCATGTTGCAGACTTTATGGAATATTGTTGTTTTTTGTTCTGTGCTGACCCTTTCTGACGGAAAGTTTCCTTCCCCGCAGGGATCGATTTTCCGCATTGTTGCAGGAAAAAAGCCCGTTTGGATTGATTTTAGGCGCTGTTTGGGGTATACTAACTCTGTAAGTTCGTTAAGACGTGCACAAAGCAGGCACGAAACGAGCAAGGCCCCAATGATTTTGTGGAGGTAATGAATAATGTTGGTAAATGCAACCGAAATGCTGATCAAAGCACGTGATGGCCACTATGGTGTGCCTCAGTTCAACATCAACAATCTGGAGTGGACCAAGTCTGTCCTGACCGCCTGCGAGGAAATGAAGAGCCCCGTGATCCTGGGCGTTTCCGAGGGTGCTGGTAAGTACATGACCGGTTTCAAGACCGTCGCTGCCATGGTCAGCGCTATGGTCGATTCCATGGGCATCACCGTTCCCGTTGCCCTGCATCTGGATCACGGCACCTATGAGGGCTGCAAGGCCTGCATCGAGGCCGGCTTCTCTTCCATCATGTTCGATGGCAGCCACTACTCCATCGAAGAGAATGTGGAAAAGACCAAGGAGCTGGTGGCTCTGGCACACGCTAAGGGCCTGAGCATCGAGGCAGAGGTCGGTTCCATCGGCGGCGTCGAAGACGGCGTTGTGGGTGCCGGCGAGATCGCAGACCCCGAGGAGTGCGCAAAGATCACTGCTCTGGGCATCGACTTCCTGGCTGCCGGCATCGGCAACATCCACGGTGTCTACCCGGCAAACTGGAAGGGTCTGGACTTCGAGGCTCTGGACCGCATCCACAAGGCCACCAATAACATCCCTCTGGTCCTGCACGGCGGCACCGGCATCCCCGACGAGATGATCGCTAAGGCCATCAGCCTGGGCGTTTCCAAGATCAACATCAACACCGAGTGCCAGCTGGTGTTTGCTGAGGCCACCCGCAAGTACATCGAAGAGGGCAAGGATCAGCAGGGCAAGGGCTTCGACCCCCGCAAGCTGCTGGCTCCCGGCGCAAAGGCCATCGAGGCCAAGTGCAAGGAGAAGATCGAGCTGTTCGGCTGCGCAGGCAAGGGCTAAGCAGAAGCTCGTATCGTAACCGGTACACCACCCAATAAAGTATGCGGCCCCGTCGCGTTGAATGCTCAACGCGGCGGGGCCGCTTTTATGTTTTATTAAGTTGATTCAATGTGTTTCCATCACGGCCAGAGCTTGACGTCCCACAGGATCACTTCACCGCCGATGTACTTTGCTCCAACCTCAACCTTCAAATATTCAACATCCGTGATGTCCACTTCAAATTCCACGGTTTCCTTCGTTTTCTGAACAATCGTCGGCGAGGTTTTTATCAGCTTACCATCTCCGTAAATATTCACCCACGCAGAAGCATCCTCCTCCATTCCCTCATGCGGATTCAGCTTCATCGTCAGCTTTTTATACTTTTTATCGATAGAATATTCTGCTGAATGAAAAAAGATCAAACTTTCAAGACGTTCTCCTCCGGTTATTCCATAGCCCGTAGAACACACAACGTAGTTAACACCGTTTGCATACGTATTCCCAAACGGGTCTTTCGGTTCTTTATTGCTCCAATCCACTTTACCGTTCAAGGGCTTCAAATAGGAAAGCGGCGTCGAGCCGTCCGGAGCCGGAGCGCTTCCACCGGCTCCGCCGCCTCCGCAGCCAGTGAGCGCAGTCATGGCGCATGCCACACCTGCAGCGCCCATCACTTTCAAAAATTTGCGGCGATCAATCTTTTTCATCATGATTTGTCTCCTTTTGTTGCTTTTACCCCTGCGCACAAAATGTGAAACCCGTGCGCTCTTTCTGTCTCATTGTACCCCCCCCCCGCATATTCCTGTCAACTAAAACGCAAAAATTTGTCGTTTTTAACAAATAATCCGCAAATTATTTTCAAATCACATTCCATGGATTTTATGCAAAATTTCGGCAAAACAAAAACGCCTTGAGATTTCTCTCAAAGCGTTTTCTGTTCAAGTCGGCGACTACCTATTTTCACGCGCCGTTTCCAGCGAACTATCTTCGGCACAAGTGAGCTTAACTTCTGTGTTCGGAATGGGAACAGGTGGAACCTCACCGTCATCGACACCGACCGATCTGACTGGCCTAGTATAACACATTTCTATGTACCTGTCCAGTGTTTGTAGAAGGACGTGCCTTCAAAACTGAATAATCACTGCTAGCATTTTTTCGTTGACTCTCAGAGTCTCAAGCGAATTGTGGTCAAGCCCTCGACCTATTAGTACACGCTTGCTGAATGGATCGCTCCACTTACACATCGTGCCTATCAACCTTGTAGTCTTCAAGGGGTCTTACTTGTTTGAAACAATGGGATATCTTATCTTTGGGTCGGCTTCACGCTTAGATGCTTTCAGCGTTTATCCGATCCGTACATAGTTGCCCAGCTATGCTCTTGGCAGAACAACTGGTGCGCCAGAGGTACGTCCGCTCCGGTCCTCTCGTACTAGGAACAGCTCCCATCAAATATCCTGCGCCCACGACAGATAGGGACCGAACTGTCTCACGACGTTCTGAACCCAGCTCGCGTACCGCTTTAATTGGCGAACAGCCAAACCCTTGGGACCGAATACAGCCCCAGGATGCGATGAGCCGACATCGAGGTGCCAAACCTCCCCGTCGATGTGGACTCTTGGGGGAGATCAGCCTGTTATCCCCAGGGTAACTTTTATCCGTTGAGCGATGGCATTTCCACTCACATACCACCGGATCACTAACTCCAACTTTCGTTACTGCTCGACCCGTCAGTCTCGCAGTTAGGCTCGCTTCTGCGTTTGCACTCTTTTGCTTGATTTCCGTTCAAGCTGAGCGAACCTTTGAACGCCTCCGTTACTCTTTAGGAGGCGACCGCCCCAGTCAAACTGCCCACCTAACAATGTCCCCCGCCTTGATTCAAAGGCGCAGGTTAGAATTCCAATATCGCAAGGATGGTATCCCAACGGCCACTCCACAAGCGCCAAAGCACCTGCTTCCCAGTGTCCCATCTATCCTGTGCATGCAACATCGAAACCCAATATTAGGCTACAGTAAAGCTCCATGGGGTCTTTCCGTCTTGTCGCGGGTAACCGGCATCTTCACCGGTACTACAATTTCGCCGGGCGGGCTGTTGAGACAGTGCCCAAATCATTACGCCTTTCATGCGGGTCAGAACTTACCTGACAAGGAATTTCGCTACCTTAGGACCGTTATAGTTACGGCCGCCGTTCACTGGGGCTTCGATTCAATGCTTGCACATCTCCTCTTAACCTTCCAGCACCGGGCAGGCGTCAGCTCGTATACGTCATCTTTCGATTTAGCACAAACCTGTGTTTTTGGTAAACAGTTGCTTGGGCCGATTCTCTGCGGCTGCATTGCTGCAGCACCCCTTCTCCCGAAGTTACGGGGTCAATTTGCCGAGTTCCTTAACAACCCTTCTCCCGTTGGCCTTAGAATCTTCTTCCTACCTACCTGTGTCGGTTTGCGGTACGGGCACCGCAGAAATACACACAGCTTTTCTCGCCATCTTCCATCCCGGACTTCGGTACTAACTTCCCTCGATCGCTACCGGAACCAACACCCGGCTCCGAGACTTCATATGTGTCCCTGTGCTTAACTCTTTTGGTGGTGACGGAATCTCTACCGTCTGTGCATCGGCTACGCCGTTAGGCCTCACCTTAGCTCCCGACTAACCTGGAGCGGACGAACCTTCCTCCAGAAACCTGAGGCTTTCGGCCATGCAGATTCTCACTGCATTCGCGCTACTCATTCCGGCATTCTCACTTCTATACACTCCACAGCCGCTTACGCTACTGTTTCACCGCGTATACAACGCTCCCCTACCCAATACATTGCTGTATTGCCTAAGCTTCGGTGTCAGGTTTAGCCCCGTTAAATTCTCCGCGCAAAGACGCTCGACCAGTGAGCTATTACGCACTCTTTGAATGAGTGGCTGCTTCTGAGCCAACATCCTGGTTGTCTGCGTATCTTCACATCGTTTTCCACTTAACCTGACTTTGGGACCTTAGCTGTAGATCTGGGCTGTTTCCCTTTTGACAATGACATTTATCTGACACTGTCTGACTCCCAAGCATCAATACTCTGGCATTCTGAGTTTGATAAGCTTCGCTAACCTCTCGGCCGCTAGGCTATTCAGTGCTTTACCTCCAGGTATCTAACTTGAGGCTAGTCCTAAAACTATTTCGGGGAGAACCAGCTATCTCCGGGTTCGATTGGAATTTCTCCGCTACCCACAGTTCATCCGCCGCCTTTTCAACGGAGGTCGGTTCGGTCCTCCATGGAATTTTACTTCCACTTCAACCTGACCATGGGTAGGTCACCCGGTTTCGGGCCCATTATATGCAACTTAACGCCCTTTTCAAACTCGCTTTCGCTTCGGCTCCAGACCTTAAGTCCTTAACCTTGCTGCATACAATCGCTCGCCGGACCGTTCTACAAAAAGTACCCTATCACGCTTTGACGCGCTCTAGGTGCTTGTAGGCACAGGGTTTCAGGTTCTTTTTCACTCCCCTCCCGGGGTGCTTTTCACCTTTCCTTCACAGTACTATACGCTATCGGTCACTGGGTAGTATTTAGGGTTGGAGGGTGGTCCCCCCGTATTCCGACCAGGTTTCACGTGTCTGGCCGTACTCTGGAATTCGCTCGGCTCTTGTCGTTTTCACCTACGTGGTTTTCACACTCTCTGACCGGCCTTCCCATGCCGTTCGGTTAACAACTTAAGTCCTAAATGCGCTCCGTACCCCGAAAGTATTTCTACTCTCGGTTTGCCCTCTTCCGCGTTCGCTCGCCACTACTTACGGAATCTCGTTTGATGTCTCTTCCTCGCCCTACTTAGATGTTTCAGTTCAGGCGGTTCCCTCGATATACCTATTTTGAAGTTCAGTATAACGTACCTGAGTATGAACCCAGGTGAGTTTCCTCATTCAGAAATCTCCGGATCAATGCTTATTTGCAGCTCCCCGAAGCTTATCGCAGCTTATCACGTCTTTCATCGGCTCCCAGTGCCAAGGCATTCGCCCTGCGCCCTTGTTCGCTTGACCTTTCAAACGTTCTCTTGGAACATTTGGTATCCTCTTGATTCTCTCTTGCCAACGAAGATTATTGTTACCCTTCCTTTTGAAATTGTAATATTTCTTAAAAAGAACTTACTATAATCTT is part of the Faecalibacterium sp. HTF-F genome and harbors:
- a CDS encoding cell envelope biogenesis protein OmpA, with protein sequence MPKDKNNNQAMTKDEKFRSFFSTTAVNIPEEMIRRDEELPEEKPQKRFGLFARGKADQEEAQAAEPQEMPTGEVALGGDAQPEQEADLELMLKPAADPERELAPWPLLETEAEDAEPLRVDLPAPAPAKEPEPPRQSTAPVAEPAGQRSEAKTSRNPKNAPEVLLPQEEQEQQEMAQLKAMINGLSEKKPAPGAAAPTRTAQAEETAPAAQPETAPERKKEESGTPLPAAVFASVKEADADLQPKEKTRPERKKPVIDFFGHAEDEEKPQAPSAPADAPAAKEDTMSLPLLPLDGEAPAAEPQAKAEAAPQPEQKPEAGESAALAEDPESELQGPEATAEKLHRMSAELTLRCVLGGILAVVLLHFGLVSDGLLPAMAALDPDAAPAAFYGANLLLLAASLCVGFPVLRDGLTGLRGRPSADTMPALAAAAALLQAVTAMLNANVYRGTTGISLLSGMAALGLFLALLGSRVMLAAVKGGYELVTNGVEHQGAFRARDKDLLRALARDLEQKDPWVLLSRPMQDAEGFVEQSLCERASERRARKVSYILLGVALLSGVLFLLAGAGWNKAVAAMVAVLCMGAPLSSTLIAGIASLRLQRAAAAVGAVVPGWQAIEQLGGIDTLQIDADDLFTTDSAQLEDIRIFKGGRIDRAILYAASVLNETHGALRGLFRQIIEDRTDILFPVKDLEQHRGLGFSGWCDNNRILIGTRRYLEKEGVSLPDEEYEAQHSKNGELQILYLAVSGNLHAMFILKYVGGRNVARGLAVLQKENIRLMVTCQDPSLTAKHITEVYRLPEGMVTVLDQEQCDAIKAAPADPADVCCMIHLKGFASLTGGLQAADQAQNAENSATTVQMVSVLFSIVIAALLTSAGSIWELSVATVLMYQAAWSALSIAVCALKQHN
- the rlmB gene encoding 23S rRNA (guanosine(2251)-2'-O)-methyltransferase RlmB, with protein sequence MLYFKMSYHMETRWVRSAGCRAPFGGCTQHVPVIQRKGENTMEEKNQPRRPRRSPEENTQKNESLVYGKNPVTELLKSGSGVDTVLIAEGLAPAVAAYYTALAKEAGATVKRVHPNKLRLMTGTESHQGVAAFASEIEYVTVDDLMAAAKAKGEAPFLVLSDGIEDPHNLGAVMRSALLCGAHGIVIPKRGGASVTPTVIKSSAGAAERLPVARVANIGETIRRLKDQGVFVYCADMDGVSLRRNNLTGPIALVLGSEGSGVSQLVKKLCDGVVRLDMAASGTGVDSYNVSVAAGIILYEIQSQRAAQQA
- the fba gene encoding class II fructose-1,6-bisphosphate aldolase; the encoded protein is MLVNATEMLIKARDGHYGVPQFNINNLEWTKSVLTACEEMKSPVILGVSEGAGKYMTGFKTVAAMVSAMVDSMGITVPVALHLDHGTYEGCKACIEAGFSSIMFDGSHYSIEENVEKTKELVALAHAKGLSIEAEVGSIGGVEDGVVGAGEIADPEECAKITALGIDFLAAGIGNIHGVYPANWKGLDFEALDRIHKATNNIPLVLHGGTGIPDEMIAKAISLGVSKININTECQLVFAEATRKYIEEGKDQQGKGFDPRKLLAPGAKAIEAKCKEKIELFGCAGKG
- a CDS encoding NPCBM/NEW2 domain-containing protein produces the protein MMKKIDRRKFLKVMGAAGVACAMTALTGCGGGGAGGSAPAPDGSTPLSYLKPLNGKVDWSNKEPKDPFGNTYANGVNYVVCSTGYGITGGERLESLIFFHSAEYSIDKKYKKLTMKLNPHEGMEEDASAWVNIYGDGKLIKTSPTIVQKTKETVEFEVDITDVEYLKVEVGAKYIGGEVILWDVKLWP